The window GTTGATGTATATTCACGTGTTGTTTCCATAATAACACTGAGTTTATCattttgttgctgttgttgttgttcatttGTAATTGTTGGTACATCTGATATTTGTGTTACTggtatattaatttgttgttgttgttgatgatgatgatgatgttctTGATAATGTGATAATTCTTTTGGTCTATATGATGGTTGTCTAAATGTCATTGGTGTTGAACTATTTTGTGGTGCTGCTATTGGTTCAGTAAAGCATGTGTCATTAACACCACCACTTGATAATGGTGATATACCAAGACTttcatcatataaattattttgttgttcaatttgtttattgttatcatcaacaccaccaatattatatactaaaccagttgaattttctttattatcattatttacaagatattttaaatcacGTCTATTCATACCTGGTGATTTTATTAATGGTAATTCAGGCATTCTGTATGATTGTTTTGCATCAACTTGTGGATCCATATATGGTGGATATTGAAGTTGTTGTTTTGGCTGTTCAATTTGGTGTGGTGGCATCATTGTAtactgttgctgttgctgttgttgttgttgttgttgttgttgttgatatctGACATTATTCAtatgttgaatattattgtacatgtgatgttgttgttgttgttgttgttgtggtggtGGCATATGAGGTGACATGACTGGTTGatgtgatgatgaagatgatgaggatgataatgaggatgatgatggtggttgAGGTGGGACTTGTTGAATGAGACCATGATGAATGTCATGAGGTGATGATTGAAGTGAAATATGAGAGGATGAAGCTGGTGAATAATGTtgagatgatgaagaagaagaaggagGAGGGATGTGAGATGGTTGAGaaatttgatgatgaagatgatgttgttgttgatgatgaatcatATGAGATTGTGGTACATGTTGTATTTGATGTTGCAATTGTGATGAATGATGTGGCTGCTGTGGCATTTGGTACTGATAACAAGGATCTTGTATAGCACGGTATGATTGATGATGAAGTTGATCTTGACTTGAATAAGGTGATACATAGCCTTGATGATTCTCTTGATCATGATATGGCTGAATATTAAAGCTagattgttgctgttgttgttgttgttgatgatgatgctgctgttgttgatgatgttgatgatgatgatgttgcttTGTTGTTGACATTGCATGTTGTTGTGTCATTGAACTATCCATATGAATGTCAAAACTAAATTTTGATCTTGCATCAGGCATTCTTGATGGCATTggacttgataataattgtgatgAACTTGAATTAATTGGTGATTGCCATAATTCTTGAACAACTGACATAGCTTCTTTAGTATTAACTGTTAAACTTTGTCCTAATAAATGTTCAACATTATTTGTTTCTAAATTAACACCTGAACTATGACTCATATAATTTGttgattgtaatttttgttggcGATTTAATTCAGCTTCCATTCTTTCAGCTTCGATTCTTTCAGCTTCAATTCTTTGAGCTTCAATTCTTTGACGTTCAATTTCTTCATTTCTTTGTCTTTCTAATTCTAATTCAACTCTTTGTCTTTCTAATTCTAATTGTTCTGAACGTTGTCTTTCTAATTCTAATTGTTCAATTCTTTGTCTTTCAATTtcacgttgttgttgttgttgttcagcTTGTCTACGTTCAATTTCACGTTGTTCAGCCTCAATTCTctcattttcaagtttttgtttttcaatttgaaattgTTGTTGTCTTTGTAATTCAGCTTCAGCTTGTAGTCTTTGATTAATATCATATTGTTCTCTTCTTTGACGTTCAATTTCATTCACTTtagcattattaattttatcctcatcaaattttgatatttcattatCTTGTTGatcattttgaattaaattatgtccaataatttgttgttgttgttgttgctgttgttgatgattattatataacataatataattatcagcTTTAATTTCCTCAATACTACGATCAGTATTATTAGCATAAACTAAATCTTTTGGATAATGTACTTTTGTTATTGTAGCTGATGGTGCTTCAGCAACAAATACAGGCACAGTTAAATGTTCAGGATAAGTACTACCATCATAAAAACAAACATGATttggaaataaattaattttttccatattataattattatcatttggcAAATcttcatgtattttaaaaccaGGTTTTATAGATGATCCAATCAATGGATATTTACGTGAACTTTGACTCCATGGTCCTggttttattgtattttctttaTGTACAGTATCTTCAATTGGTACATGATCAAGTATACTTGTACCACGTGTTTCTGTTGAGCCTGTTGTTGGTGCATCttcatatatttgtattttagaaTTACCAACACCACTTTTTGATGGTTGTTGTTGACTTTGACTTTGTGATACAACACCAGGCATATAATCACGTACACGATTACCAGTTCTAACATTAGTAACACGACGTCCAGATTTAATTGCACGTAATGAACTAAATGCTTGTCTTTGTTCAGATAATTCATATTCATTTCGTTCTTCCATTCTTCCAAGCATTCTACGTGCAAcagataattgaaaattttgatgtGCATGTTCCAATTCATCACGTGGCTCAGCACCAGCTCTTATACCAAGTACATATATTTCATCAGCACGTTTATTATCATCTGTTTGTTCTAATTCAAAAGCCCA is drawn from Aphidius gifuensis isolate YNYX2018 linkage group LG3, ASM1490517v1, whole genome shotgun sequence and contains these coding sequences:
- the LOC122853487 gene encoding putative uncharacterized protein DDB_G0271606 translates to MDMDPASVITLCKENIQPLRHGRNATQLGTALRAQEDVETHQLLMQEKQAYEDAIKNYDGDDPLEKWYEYILWVEQSYPKSGHESPIGKLLQQCLAAFEKETKYHQDRRYIRLWINYISMQKNPLELYQLIYNNGIGTMIADMYRAWAFELEQTDDNKRADEIYVLGIRAGAEPRDELEHAHQNFQLSVARRMLGRMEERNEYELSEQRQAFSSLRAIKSGRRVTNVRTGNRVRDYMPGVVSQSQSQQQPSKSGVGNSKIQIYEDAPTTGSTETRGTSILDHVPIEDTVHKENTIKPGPWSQSSRKYPLIGSSIKPGFKIHEDLPNDNNYNMEKINLFPNHVCFYDGSTYPEHLTVPVFVAEAPSATITKVHYPKDLVYANNTDRSIEEIKADNYIMLYNNHQQQQQQQQQIIGHNLIQNDQQDNEISKFDEDKINNAKVNEIERQRREQYDINQRLQAEAELQRQQQFQIEKQKLENERIEAEQREIERRQAEQQQQQREIERQRIEQLELERQRSEQLELERQRVELELERQRNEEIERQRIEAQRIEAERIEAERMEAELNRQQKLQSTNYMSHSSGVNLETNNVEHLLGQSLTVNTKEAMSVVQELWQSPINSSSSQLLSSPMPSRMPDARSKFSFDIHMDSSMTQQHAMSTTKQHHHHQHHQQQQHHHQQQQQQQQSSFNIQPYHDQENHQGYVSPYSSQDQLHHQSYRAIQDPCYQYQMPQQPHHSSQLQHQIQHVPQSHMIHHQQQHHLHHQISQPSHIPPPSSSSSSQHYSPASSSHISLQSSPHDIHHGLIQQVPPQPPSSSSLSSSSSSSSHQPVMSPHMPPPQQQQQQQHHMYNNIQHMNNVRYQQQQQQQQQQQQQQYTMMPPHQIEQPKQQLQYPPYMDPQVDAKQSYRMPELPLIKSPGMNRRDLKYLVNNDNKENSTGLVYNIGGVDDNNKQIEQQNNLYDESLGISPLSSGGVNDTCFTEPIAAPQNSSTPMTFRQPSYRPKELSHYQEHHHHHQQQQQINIPVTQISDVPTITNEQQQQQQNDKLSVIMETTREYTSTSSGSGSSGHTRTTGFGFTSPPSDDIVNKLTTNNNNNDISVNIDSNKDIENNETSLTTNDQNLRAKIQAVHAQSPRTVQRNVDQITSEIRNNCDLRVPFKLDVDEKNNTINDDDNKIKNNNDNSLIVDEPMDEVEEEEFQLPTGDINPFDKTIISGLLRKIKFPQPHHSDGYVRTNTVLTKFSPSSSITLGSDQYDMEKCLGKGTYGTVMKAIHVQSNQTVALKTQRPAWVWEYYIAREIKARLTNPHMLRGYMDVTKAHVLDNASVLVSGFSKYGTLLSVTNQVKIATGKPLIEPLAIFFTIEMLQIVEHLHKCQIIHGDIKPDNFLLMHLPVEDFRPTIQLIDFGCSIDMSLFPEGTKFTQIIKTEDFTCIEMQTGRPWTYQTDLYCLAASAHCLLFGNYMRVTNTGDRWFVTSKMPRYVKKTAWEYFFTELLNIESCEKMPDLSKIRNTMEQALAGIPSVDTKFRTFSNVLNKR